In the Topomyia yanbarensis strain Yona2022 chromosome 3, ASM3024719v1, whole genome shotgun sequence genome, one interval contains:
- the LOC131689272 gene encoding uncharacterized protein LOC131689272, whose amino-acid sequence MFLGERHRTTWRIGNFFCVSLLMNTTQPTLPLQRTFNVKMIISIASHLSAQYASHFSQPLDAPVMTQSFPPYRSLFPFLTTVHPALPALFAVIVIIEPTVLKLGMQHDTSHMTLMVCGFTIRTREGLRRKLMTCI is encoded by the exons ATGTTCCTCGGTGAGCGACATCGAACTACCTGGCGAATCGgcaacttcttctgtgtcag tctgctgatgaacactaCTCAACCGACTCTACCGCTCCAGCGaaccttcaatgtcaaaatgatAATTTCGATCGCATCGCATCTGTCCGCTCAGTATGCCTCCCATTTCAGTCAGCCGCTGGACGCACCAGTTATGACGCAGTCATTCCCTCCGTATCGCAGCTTGTTCCCCTTCCTGACAACAGTACATCCTGCTCTCCCCGCGCTATTTGCGGTGATAGTGATCATCGAGCCCACAGTCCTGAAACTTGGAATGCAGCACGACACCTCTCACATGACACTGATGGTTTGCGGATTTACTATCAGAACGCGAGAGGgcttaagacgaaaattgatgacgtgtatttag